A single region of the Leptodactylus fuscus isolate aLepFus1 chromosome 5, aLepFus1.hap2, whole genome shotgun sequence genome encodes:
- the PURB gene encoding transcriptional regulator protein Pur-beta — protein MADGDSGSERGGSSGGGGGPGGFQQHMSREQETQELASKRLDIQNKRFYLDVKQNAKGRFIKIAEVGAGGSKSRLTLSMAVAAEFRDYLGDFIEHYAQLGPSSPEQIAQSSGDDGSGAGGPRRALKSEFLVRENRKYYLDLKENQRGRFLRIRQTINRGPGFSGGAGGGAGLQSGQTIALPAQGLIEFRDALAKLIDDYGGEDDELGVGLGPGGGGGGAAGGLYGELPEGTSITVDSKRFFFDVGCNKYGVFLRVSEVKPSYRNSITVPLKAWSKFGGAFCRYAEEMKEIQERQRDKLYDRRGPGERGGGLGSGGGGEDSETEDVDDD, from the coding sequence atggcGGACGGGGATAGCGGGAGCGAGAGAGGGGGCAGCAGCGGAGGAGGGGGAGGCCCCGGCGGCTTCCAGCAGCACATGTCCCGGGAGCAGGAGACGCAGGAGCTGGCCTCGAAGCGGCTGGACATCCAGAACAAGCGCTTCTACCTGGACGTCAAGCAGAATGCCAAGGGCCGCTTCATCAAGATCGCAGAGGTCGGCGCCGGGGGCTCCAAGAGCCGCCTCACCCTCTCCATGGCGGTGGCCGCAGAGTTCCGCGACTACCTGGGCGACTTCATCGAGCATTATGCCCAGCTGGGCCCCAGCAGCCCCGAGCAGATCGCGCAGTCCTCCGGTGATGACGGCTCCGGTGCCGGGGGTCCCCGTCGAGCCCTCAAGAGCGAGTTCTTGGTCCGGGAGAACCGCAAGTACTacctggacctgaaggagaaccagCGCGGCCGCTTCCTGCGCATCCGCCAGACCATCAACCGCGGGCCGGGCTTCAgcggaggagctggagggggagCCGGCCTGCAGAGCGGACAGACCATCGCCCTCCCCGCTCAGGGcctcatcgagttccgtgacgccCTGGCCAAGCTCATAGACGACTACGGCGGGGAGGACGACGAGCTGGGCGTGGGGCTGGgccccggaggaggaggaggtggcgcGGCCGGGGGCCTGTACGGGGAGCTGCCCGAGGGCACGTCCATCACTGTGGACTCCAAGCGCTTCTTCTTCGATGTGGGCTGCAACAAGTATGGCGTGTTCCTGCGGGTGAGCGAGGTGAAGCCCAGCTACCGCAACTCCATCACTGTGCCCCTCAAGGCCTGGAGCAAGTTCGGCGGCGCCTTCTGCCGCTATGCCGAGGAGATGAAGGAGATCCAGGAGAGGCAGCGAGATAAGCTCTACGACCGCCGGGGGCCCGGGGAGAGAGGCGGAGGCCTGGGCTCTGGGGGCGGTGGCGAAGACTCCGAGACAGAAGATGTGGACGACGACTGA